Genomic window (Myxococcota bacterium):
CCGAACCCCGTGCAGCACCACATGATCGGCACCTGCACCGAGGGCTACGGCGGCGACTACTTCGCGATCGCGCCGCACGGGTTCGCCACGAGTCACATCGACGCGCTCTGCCACATCTTCCACGACGGCAAGCTCTACAACGGCTACCCGATCGAGAAGGTCACGGCGCACGGCGCGCTCGAGCTGGGCATCCACGAGCTGAAGGACGGCGTGGTCTCGCGCGGCGTGCTGATCGACGTGCCTGCCGTCCACGGGGTCGAGTATCTCGAGCCGGGCACGCCGATCTTTCCCGACGAGCTCGAGAACGCCGAGAAGCGCCAGGGCCTGCGCGTCGAGCCGGGCGACGTGCTGCTCGTGCGCACCGGCCGCTGGGCGCTGCGCAAGGAACGCGGCCCGTGGGACCCGCGCCAGCAGTGTGCGGGCCTCGACGCGTCGTGTCTGCCGTGGCTGCACGAGCGCGGCGTCGCGACGCTCGGCTGCGACGGCGTGTCGGACGTGGTGCCCTCGCGCATCGAGGGCGTGAACCTGCCCATCCACTCGGTCGCGATCGCCGCCATGGGGCTCCACCTGCTCGACAACCTGGAGCTCGAGCCCCTGGCGAAGGCCTGCGCCGAGGAGAAGCGCTGGGAGTTC
Coding sequences:
- a CDS encoding cyclase family protein, translated to PNPVQHHMIGTCTEGYGGDYFAIAPHGFATSHIDALCHIFHDGKLYNGYPIEKVTAHGALELGIHELKDGVVSRGVLIDVPAVHGVEYLEPGTPIFPDELENAEKRQGLRVEPGDVLLVRTGRWALRKERGPWDPRQQCAGLDASCLPWLHERGVATLGCDGVSDVVPSRIEGVNLPIHSVAIAAMGLHLLDNLELEPLAKACAEEKRWEFLLTVAPLILFRGTASPVNPIAMF